A DNA window from Stenotrophomonas sp. 57 contains the following coding sequences:
- a CDS encoding TetR/AcrR family transcriptional regulator translates to MAGRPREFDRDQALRKAMLLFWQHGYEGTSMSALVEALGIASARIYAAFGSKEQLFREAVALYEEGEGGFAPRALEQATLREAIGSMLREAVLTYTRRGRPHGCLVVSSASSVSPDGEGVQEWLASHRRQRTAAIITRLQQAQAEGELADDAAVQALGDHFATVLHGISVQARDGISRERLLAMVDVALTPLR, encoded by the coding sequence ATGGCAGGGCGACCGCGCGAATTCGACAGGGACCAGGCATTGCGCAAGGCGATGCTGCTGTTCTGGCAGCACGGTTATGAAGGCACGTCGATGTCGGCACTGGTCGAAGCACTGGGCATTGCCTCTGCACGCATCTACGCCGCGTTCGGCAGCAAGGAGCAGTTGTTCCGCGAAGCCGTGGCGCTGTACGAAGAAGGCGAGGGTGGTTTCGCGCCGCGCGCGCTGGAGCAGGCGACGCTGCGTGAGGCGATCGGTTCGATGCTGCGCGAGGCGGTGCTGACTTACACCCGTCGCGGGCGCCCGCATGGTTGCCTGGTGGTGTCCTCGGCCAGCAGCGTGTCGCCCGATGGCGAGGGCGTGCAGGAGTGGCTGGCCAGTCATCGTCGCCAGCGCACGGCGGCGATCATCACGCGCCTGCAGCAGGCGCAGGCCGAGGGGGAGCTGGCCGACGACGCGGCGGTGCAGGCGCTGGGCGACCACTTCGCCACGGTGCTGCATGGCATCTCGGTGCAGGCGCGTGACGGCATCAGCCGCGAGCGCCTGCTGGCGATGGTCGATGTGGCGTTGACCCCGCTGCGCTGA
- a CDS encoding sugar phosphate isomerase/epimerase family protein, whose translation MQTLKGPSLHLAQFAGDQAPFNSLAGIAAWAAGHGFKALQIPAWDARLFDLATAADSQDYCDDIRGTLAEHGLQVSELTTHILGQLVAVHPAYDELCDGFAPEALRGNPQARSEWAQQQLHLAARASRRLGLQDMGTFSGSFAWPYLFPFPQRPPGLIDAAFDELARRWRPILDTCEDNGINLCYEIHPSEDLHDGTSFERFFERVGQHERCRILFDPSHFVLQQLDYLQYLDIYHPLIRMFHVKDAEFRPSGRQGIYGGYADWTERAGRFRSLGDGQVDFKSIFSKLAQYDYQGWATLEWECCLKDQETGAREGAAFIRDHIIPVTDKIFDDFAGAPISTAQMQHMLGIA comes from the coding sequence ATGCAGACCCTCAAGGGCCCCAGCCTGCACCTGGCACAGTTCGCCGGCGACCAGGCTCCGTTCAACAGCCTCGCCGGCATTGCCGCGTGGGCCGCCGGCCACGGCTTCAAGGCGCTGCAGATTCCTGCGTGGGATGCGCGCCTGTTCGACCTGGCCACCGCCGCCGACAGCCAGGACTACTGCGACGACATCCGCGGCACCCTGGCCGAGCACGGCCTGCAGGTCAGCGAACTGACCACCCACATCCTCGGCCAGCTGGTGGCGGTGCATCCGGCCTACGATGAACTCTGCGATGGCTTCGCGCCGGAGGCGCTGCGCGGCAATCCGCAGGCCCGCAGCGAGTGGGCGCAGCAGCAGCTGCACCTGGCCGCCCGTGCCTCGCGACGGTTGGGCCTGCAGGACATGGGCACCTTCTCCGGTTCGTTCGCGTGGCCCTACCTGTTCCCGTTCCCGCAGCGCCCGCCGGGTCTGATCGATGCCGCATTCGACGAACTGGCACGACGCTGGCGACCGATCCTCGATACCTGCGAGGACAACGGCATCAACCTCTGCTACGAGATCCACCCCAGCGAAGACCTGCATGACGGCACCAGCTTCGAACGTTTCTTCGAGCGCGTCGGCCAGCACGAGCGCTGCCGCATCCTGTTCGATCCCAGCCACTTCGTGCTGCAGCAGCTGGATTACCTGCAGTATCTGGACATCTACCACCCGCTGATCCGCATGTTCCACGTCAAGGATGCCGAGTTCCGCCCCAGTGGCCGCCAGGGCATCTATGGCGGGTATGCCGACTGGACCGAGCGCGCCGGCCGCTTCCGCTCGCTGGGAGATGGCCAAGTCGACTTCAAGTCGATCTTCTCCAAGCTGGCCCAGTACGACTACCAGGGCTGGGCGACGCTGGAGTGGGAGTGCTGCCTGAAGGACCAGGAAACCGGCGCGCGCGAAGGCGCCGCGTTCATCCGCGACCACATCATTCCGGTCACCGACAAGATCTTCGACGACTTCGCCGGTGCACCGATCAGCACCGCACAGATGCAGCACATGCTCGGCATCGCCTGA
- a CDS encoding alpha/beta hydrolase yields MTTSLPAGAAGDDTLRHHYLRIDGQRVHCVSAGHGEPVLLIPGWPQTWYAWRHVLHALAEAGFKAIAVDPPGIGESDRPAHGYDTGSAAAVLHQTMLALGHDRYQVVGHDIGMWIAYALASDQPQAVRQLAVTEAVIPGLAPEPGIFAAPADNIFLWHFMFNQVADLPEALISGRERAYLEFMFDRWSYRRDAVAADTYIAAYSRPGALRAGFAWYRAIPETIRQNKERAQRRLAMPVLAIGAEHATADAPMLTLKPHADNVRGSIVPGCGHFIMEEAPQAFLAQLLPFLQEARHAA; encoded by the coding sequence ATGACGACGTCCCTTCCCGCTGGCGCTGCCGGCGACGACACCCTGCGCCACCACTACCTGCGCATCGATGGCCAGCGCGTGCATTGCGTATCCGCCGGCCACGGCGAACCGGTGCTGCTGATTCCCGGTTGGCCACAGACCTGGTACGCCTGGCGCCACGTACTCCACGCCCTGGCCGAGGCCGGTTTCAAAGCGATTGCCGTGGATCCGCCGGGCATCGGCGAATCCGACCGCCCTGCCCACGGCTACGACACCGGCAGCGCCGCCGCCGTCCTGCACCAGACCATGCTGGCGCTGGGCCACGACCGTTACCAGGTGGTCGGCCATGACATCGGCATGTGGATCGCCTATGCGCTGGCCAGCGACCAGCCGCAGGCGGTGCGCCAACTGGCCGTCACCGAAGCGGTGATTCCCGGCCTGGCCCCGGAACCGGGCATCTTCGCCGCACCGGCCGACAACATCTTCCTCTGGCATTTCATGTTCAACCAGGTGGCCGACCTGCCCGAGGCACTGATCAGTGGTCGCGAGCGCGCCTACCTGGAATTCATGTTCGACCGCTGGTCGTATCGCCGCGATGCAGTGGCCGCCGACACCTACATCGCCGCCTACAGCCGCCCCGGCGCGCTGCGCGCGGGCTTCGCCTGGTACCGCGCGATTCCGGAAACGATCCGCCAGAACAAGGAACGTGCGCAGCGCCGGCTGGCGATGCCGGTGTTGGCCATCGGCGCCGAGCACGCCACCGCAGATGCGCCGATGCTGACCCTGAAACCGCACGCCGACAACGTGCGCGGCAGCATCGTGCCGGGATGCGGTCACTTCATCATGGAGGAAGCGCCGCAGGCGTTCCTGGCGCAACTGCTGCCGTTCCTGCAGGAGGCGCGCCATGCAGCTTGA
- a CDS encoding alpha/beta hydrolase yields MQLEPALQQFADAVAAHALPDDLRELRAISESALPQLQGAPQPVAHVIEHAVIARDGHLLEVRLYTPEGLPDGPAPALLFAHGGGWFQCSLAVYDGPCRALANASGCVIVAVGYRLAPEHPFPVPLHDVADAWSWLLANAERLGLDVQRLAIGGDSAGGNLAAACCLLLRDLGLQQPCHQLLLYPALDAGMGSDSYRQYASGYYLSAELMQRCWQAYPGDPATPPALASPAHATDLHGLAPASVLSCEHDPLRDEAEQYARRLQAAGIDCTLERLSGMIHACIHLHAVSARTDVAVQRAGTLLRQALR; encoded by the coding sequence ATGCAGCTTGAACCCGCGCTGCAGCAGTTCGCCGATGCCGTCGCGGCCCATGCGCTGCCGGACGACCTGCGCGAGCTGCGTGCGATCAGCGAGAGCGCGCTGCCACAGCTGCAGGGCGCGCCGCAGCCGGTTGCGCATGTGATCGAACATGCGGTGATCGCACGCGACGGTCATCTGCTGGAAGTGCGCCTTTACACACCGGAAGGGCTGCCCGATGGACCGGCGCCGGCTTTGTTGTTCGCCCATGGCGGCGGATGGTTCCAGTGTTCACTGGCGGTCTATGACGGCCCCTGCCGGGCACTGGCCAATGCCAGCGGTTGCGTGATTGTCGCCGTGGGCTACCGGCTGGCGCCGGAACACCCGTTCCCGGTTCCACTGCATGACGTTGCCGACGCCTGGTCGTGGCTGCTGGCCAATGCCGAACGGCTGGGCCTGGACGTGCAGCGATTGGCGATCGGCGGCGACAGCGCCGGCGGCAATCTGGCCGCCGCGTGCTGCCTTCTGCTGCGCGATCTCGGCCTGCAGCAACCGTGCCACCAGTTGCTGCTGTACCCGGCACTGGATGCTGGGATGGGCAGCGATTCCTATCGACAGTACGCCAGTGGCTACTACCTCAGTGCCGAACTGATGCAGCGCTGCTGGCAGGCCTATCCCGGTGATCCGGCCACACCGCCGGCACTGGCCTCCCCGGCCCATGCAACGGATCTACATGGGCTGGCGCCAGCCTCCGTGCTCAGCTGCGAGCATGATCCGCTGCGTGACGAGGCCGAACAGTACGCGCGGCGCCTGCAGGCGGCAGGTATCGACTGCACGCTGGAGCGGCTGTCAGGGATGATCCATGCCTGCATCCACCTGCACGCGGTCAGTGCCCGCACTGACGTGGCAGTTCAGCGCGCGGGCACGCTGCTGCGCCAGGCCCTGCGCTGA
- a CDS encoding SDR family oxidoreductase, with amino-acid sequence MRLNDKIALITGASAGIGRASALRFAAEGAKLVLNARRLQPLQELAGQIRAAGGEVVVHAADVADPDTAQALVDLARQSFGGLDIALNNAGMLGPGVPAAEFPVDAWREVMATNLDAAFHAARAQLPALLARGGGSLVFVGTFVGHTVGFPGMAAYASSKAGLIGLSQVIAAEYGARGVRSNVLLPGGTDTEMGRRAAPTGDARDFVRSLHALKRMAEPEEIANAALFLASDESSFVTGTAMRVEGGVSITRT; translated from the coding sequence ATGCGCCTGAACGACAAGATCGCCCTCATCACCGGAGCCAGTGCCGGCATCGGTCGCGCCAGTGCGCTGCGCTTTGCCGCTGAAGGCGCAAAGCTGGTGCTCAACGCACGACGGCTGCAGCCGCTGCAGGAACTGGCCGGGCAGATCCGCGCTGCCGGGGGCGAGGTGGTGGTGCATGCCGCCGACGTCGCCGATCCCGACACGGCGCAGGCACTGGTGGATCTGGCCCGGCAGTCGTTCGGTGGCCTGGACATTGCCCTCAACAATGCCGGCATGCTCGGCCCCGGTGTGCCGGCAGCGGAGTTCCCCGTGGACGCCTGGCGCGAGGTGATGGCCACCAATCTGGATGCCGCCTTCCATGCCGCGCGCGCACAGTTGCCGGCACTGCTGGCGCGCGGTGGTGGTTCGCTGGTGTTCGTCGGCACGTTCGTCGGCCATACCGTGGGCTTCCCCGGCATGGCCGCCTATGCGTCGAGCAAGGCCGGGCTGATCGGCCTGAGCCAGGTGATCGCAGCGGAGTATGGCGCGCGCGGTGTGCGCAGCAACGTACTGCTGCCCGGTGGCACCGATACCGAGATGGGGCGGCGGGCCGCGCCGACCGGGGATGCGCGTGATTTCGTGCGTTCGCTTCACGCGCTGAAGCGGATGGCCGAGCCGGAGGAGATCGCCAACGCGGCGTTGTTCCTGGCCAGTGATGAGAGCAGTTTCGTTACCGGTACCGCGATGCGCGTGGAAGGCGGCGTGTCGATCACCCGTACCTGA
- a CDS encoding methylated-DNA--[protein]-cysteine S-methyltransferase, producing MDSTATTALDARVERICRYLQDSLDEPSLQELAMIAGCSPSRLHRLFKEATGLTPKQYAAALRADRLRTGLQQQERITDAFHDAGFGSSGRFYENAPKLLGMTPKQWRAGGRGEVIHFALAESSLGSVLVASSATGVVAILLGDDPETLLQSLQQRFRHAELVGADSGYEQLVAQVVGLVEDPTRGATLPLDIRGTAFQQRVWQALQQIPRGQTASYADIAARIGAPRSSRAVARACASNPLAVAVPCHRVVRRDGDLSGYAWGVARKRELLRREKATAR from the coding sequence ATGGACAGCACCGCCACCACCGCCCTCGACGCCCGCGTCGAACGCATCTGCCGCTACCTGCAGGACAGCCTCGACGAACCCTCGCTGCAGGAGCTGGCCATGATCGCCGGCTGCAGCCCGAGCCGCCTGCACCGCCTGTTCAAGGAGGCCACCGGGCTGACGCCGAAGCAGTACGCTGCGGCCCTGCGTGCCGATCGCCTGCGCACCGGGCTGCAACAGCAGGAACGCATCACCGATGCCTTCCACGATGCCGGCTTCGGCTCCAGCGGGCGTTTCTACGAAAACGCACCGAAGCTGCTGGGCATGACCCCGAAGCAATGGCGCGCCGGTGGCCGTGGCGAGGTGATCCACTTCGCACTCGCCGAAAGTTCGTTGGGCAGCGTGCTGGTGGCCAGCAGTGCCACCGGCGTGGTCGCGATCCTGCTCGGTGACGATCCGGAGACGCTGCTGCAGTCACTGCAGCAACGTTTCCGCCACGCCGAGCTGGTCGGCGCCGACAGCGGTTATGAACAACTGGTGGCACAGGTGGTAGGTCTGGTCGAGGATCCGACGCGGGGCGCCACGCTGCCGCTGGATATCCGCGGCACCGCCTTCCAGCAGCGTGTGTGGCAGGCGTTGCAGCAGATCCCACGTGGCCAGACCGCCTCGTATGCCGACATCGCCGCGCGCATCGGCGCGCCGCGATCAAGCCGCGCGGTGGCTCGCGCCTGCGCCAGCAATCCGCTGGCGGTGGCCGTCCCTTGCCACCGCGTCGTACGTCGCGACGGCGACCTGTCGGGCTACGCCTGGGGCGTGGCCCGCAAGCGCGAACTGCTGCGCCGGGAAAAGGCCACCGCCAGGTGA
- a CDS encoding NADP-dependent oxidoreductase, with the protein MSDSSTTSRIVLASRPQGAPSAANFRLEQAALPALADGEVLLRNRYLSLDPYMRGRMDEGPSYAAPVAVGAVMEGQTVAEVLQSNAEGVAAGELVLAPGGWQTHAVLPAKALGRRLDPAGLPLSTALGVYGMPGFTAYSSLREIARLKPGETLVVAAATGPVGATVAQLAKLQEARVVAIAGGEAKRAYLQTLGVDVALDHRAAGFAEQLRAAVPAGIDVYFENVGGHVLDAVLPLLNDFARIPVCGTIATYNERGVEQPGPDRLPALFSQILRQRLTVRGFIVHDFNHLWPDFEREMPQWLREGRIQYREDLVEGLENAPEAFFGLLKGHNFGKLVVKLD; encoded by the coding sequence ATGTCCGATTCCTCGACCACCTCCCGCATCGTGCTGGCGTCGCGTCCGCAGGGGGCGCCGAGTGCAGCGAACTTCCGCTTGGAACAGGCAGCGTTGCCGGCACTGGCCGATGGCGAGGTGCTGCTGCGCAACCGCTACCTGTCGCTGGACCCGTATATGCGTGGCCGCATGGACGAGGGCCCGTCGTACGCCGCGCCGGTGGCGGTGGGCGCGGTGATGGAAGGCCAGACCGTGGCCGAGGTGCTGCAGTCCAATGCCGAGGGCGTGGCTGCAGGTGAGCTGGTGCTGGCGCCGGGTGGCTGGCAGACCCACGCGGTGCTGCCGGCCAAGGCACTGGGGCGCCGGCTGGATCCGGCCGGGCTGCCGTTGAGTACGGCACTGGGGGTGTATGGCATGCCCGGCTTCACCGCCTATTCCAGCCTGCGTGAGATTGCCCGCCTGAAGCCTGGCGAGACGCTGGTGGTCGCCGCCGCGACCGGTCCGGTGGGTGCCACTGTCGCGCAGCTGGCGAAGCTGCAGGAGGCGCGTGTGGTCGCCATCGCTGGTGGCGAAGCCAAGCGTGCCTACCTGCAGACGCTGGGCGTGGACGTGGCGCTGGATCATCGTGCGGCCGGCTTTGCCGAACAGCTGCGCGCGGCGGTGCCTGCGGGTATCGACGTGTATTTCGAGAACGTGGGCGGCCACGTGCTGGATGCAGTGCTGCCGCTGCTCAACGACTTCGCCCGCATTCCGGTGTGCGGCACCATCGCCACCTACAACGAGCGCGGCGTTGAACAGCCCGGGCCGGACCGGCTGCCGGCACTGTTCAGCCAGATCCTGCGCCAGCGCCTGACCGTGCGCGGTTTCATCGTGCACGACTTCAACCATCTGTGGCCGGACTTCGAGCGCGAGATGCCGCAGTGGCTGCGCGAAGGCCGGATCCAGTACCGCGAGGATCTGGTGGAAGGCCTGGAGAACGCACCGGAGGCGTTCTTCGGGCTGCTGAAGGGGCACAACTTCGGCAAGCTGGTGGTGAAGCTGGATTGA
- a CDS encoding lipocalin family protein has translation MHLRPTLLACLLLVTSPAIAAEPVRAVDSLDIDRYAGQWHEIAHLPVSFQKRCVGEITANYALRRDGRITVSNACRADDGERLVAEGVARPVAGHPGQLQVRFVPDWLSWVPLVWADYWVLALDPDYQWALVGEPGRKYLWILSRLPEMDRTRFEQLKEKAEAMGYDLGPLRVMAPLRETPGD, from the coding sequence ATGCATCTGCGCCCCACCCTGCTCGCCTGCCTGCTGCTGGTCACCTCGCCGGCGATCGCCGCCGAGCCGGTGCGCGCGGTCGACAGCCTGGACATCGATCGCTACGCCGGCCAGTGGCATGAAATCGCACACCTGCCGGTATCGTTCCAGAAGCGCTGCGTGGGCGAGATCACCGCCAATTACGCGTTGCGCCGTGATGGCCGCATCACCGTCAGCAACGCCTGCCGTGCCGATGATGGCGAACGCCTGGTGGCCGAAGGCGTCGCCCGCCCGGTGGCCGGCCATCCCGGCCAGTTGCAGGTGCGCTTCGTTCCGGACTGGCTGAGCTGGGTGCCGCTGGTCTGGGCCGACTACTGGGTGCTGGCGCTGGACCCGGACTACCAGTGGGCGCTGGTTGGTGAACCGGGCCGGAAATACCTGTGGATTCTCTCGCGCCTGCCGGAAATGGATCGCACGCGGTTCGAACAGTTGAAAGAAAAAGCCGAAGCCATGGGCTACGACCTGGGCCCGCTGCGCGTGATGGCCCCGCTTCGCGAAACCCCCGGCGATTGA
- a CDS encoding LEA type 2 family protein — protein MLPRFRIALIVLSTFALAACGNGIVKRVSEPAASLQQLTVRADGNWTVALRLQNFSSMPMTFDDVSLALTVGDSEAGTLQAKPGISIGGTSADVINVDLVPSSAARLVVADALAGNRTLAYGLKGSVAATPQEKKQRSFDISSRSTLNQAPGLPGVLR, from the coding sequence ATGCTCCCCCGTTTCCGTATCGCCTTGATCGTCCTGAGCACCTTCGCCCTTGCCGCCTGTGGCAACGGCATCGTCAAGCGTGTTTCGGAACCGGCGGCCAGCCTGCAGCAGCTGACCGTGCGCGCCGACGGCAACTGGACCGTGGCCCTGCGCCTGCAGAACTTCAGCTCGATGCCGATGACCTTCGACGATGTCTCGCTGGCGCTGACCGTCGGCGACAGCGAAGCCGGCACCCTGCAGGCCAAGCCGGGCATTTCCATCGGCGGCACCTCGGCCGATGTCATCAACGTCGACCTGGTACCCAGTTCGGCCGCACGCCTGGTGGTGGCCGATGCGCTGGCCGGCAACCGCACCCTCGCCTATGGCCTGAAGGGATCGGTTGCGGCCACGCCGCAGGAAAAGAAGCAGCGCAGCTTCGATATCAGCAGCCGCAGCACCCTCAACCAGGCCCCGGGCCTGCCGGGCGTGCTGCGCTGA
- a CDS encoding acyl-CoA dehydrogenase C-terminal domain-containing protein: protein MSSYTAPLSDLRFALHDVLKVEPLFARLGFTDATADVVDAVLEEAGRFSATVLAPLNSVGDEIGCVLDQATGEVTTPPGFKQAYDQFVDGGWTGLTASPELGGQGLPHTLGVPLNEMINAANLAWGNFPLLSHGAIEALKQHGEAWQHEAFLKPLIEGRWTGTMCLTEPHCGTDLGLLKTKAEPNADGSYSITGTKIFITAGEHDLTGNIVHLVLAKLPDAPPGAKGISLFVTPKFKVDRDGNVGERNALRCGSIEHKMGIKGSVTCVMNFDGAQGYLVGQPHKGLQAMFTMMNTARLGVGLQGIGLSERAYQNALKYSRERLQSRALSGARFPDKPADPILVHPDVRRMLLTVKSLVEGSRLLALHAATLIDVAHHAEDAAERERADTLVSFLTPISKACQTEWGIENTYNALQCFGGHGYIREHGMEQLARDARITTLYEGTTGIQALDLIGRKTASSQGAGLKLMLAEIEAFAREHEGNEALAEFIGPLRAKAAEWGKLTLDVLQRAAANPDELGAASYDYLFYSGYVVLAYWWARSVAAADASAHGAAFAQGKRETARFYFARVLPRTLSHAAAIQAGAAPLMAMDDERFGA, encoded by the coding sequence ATGAGCAGCTACACCGCCCCGCTTTCCGACCTCCGTTTCGCCCTGCACGACGTGCTCAAGGTCGAGCCCCTGTTCGCCCGCCTGGGCTTCACCGACGCCACCGCCGACGTGGTCGATGCCGTGCTGGAAGAAGCCGGCCGCTTCAGCGCCACCGTGCTGGCCCCGCTCAACAGCGTCGGCGACGAGATCGGCTGCGTGCTCGACCAGGCCACCGGTGAAGTGACCACTCCGCCCGGCTTCAAGCAGGCCTACGACCAGTTCGTCGATGGCGGCTGGACCGGCCTGACCGCTTCGCCGGAACTGGGCGGCCAGGGCCTGCCGCACACCCTGGGCGTGCCGCTCAACGAAATGATCAACGCCGCCAACCTGGCGTGGGGCAACTTCCCGCTGCTCTCGCACGGCGCCATCGAAGCCCTGAAGCAGCACGGTGAAGCCTGGCAGCACGAGGCCTTCCTCAAGCCGCTGATCGAGGGCCGCTGGACCGGCACCATGTGCCTGACCGAACCGCACTGCGGCACCGACCTGGGCCTGCTGAAGACCAAGGCCGAACCGAATGCCGATGGCAGCTATTCGATCACCGGCACCAAGATCTTCATCACCGCCGGCGAGCATGACCTGACCGGTAACATCGTGCACCTGGTGCTGGCCAAGCTGCCCGACGCTCCCCCGGGTGCCAAGGGCATCTCGCTGTTCGTCACCCCCAAGTTCAAGGTCGACCGCGACGGCAACGTCGGCGAGCGCAACGCACTGCGCTGCGGCTCGATCGAGCACAAGATGGGCATCAAGGGCTCGGTCACCTGCGTGATGAACTTCGATGGCGCACAGGGCTACCTGGTCGGCCAGCCGCACAAGGGCCTGCAGGCGATGTTCACCATGATGAACACCGCACGCCTGGGTGTCGGCCTGCAGGGTATCGGCCTGTCCGAGCGCGCCTACCAGAACGCGCTGAAGTACAGCCGTGAGCGCCTGCAGTCGCGCGCCCTCAGCGGCGCCAGGTTCCCTGACAAGCCGGCTGACCCGATCCTGGTCCACCCGGACGTGCGCCGCATGCTGCTGACGGTGAAGTCGCTGGTCGAAGGCAGCCGCCTGCTGGCCCTGCACGCCGCCACCCTGATCGACGTTGCCCACCATGCCGAGGACGCCGCCGAGCGCGAGCGCGCCGACACCCTGGTGAGTTTCCTCACACCCATCTCGAAGGCCTGCCAGACCGAATGGGGCATCGAGAACACCTACAACGCCCTGCAGTGCTTCGGTGGCCACGGCTACATCCGCGAACACGGCATGGAACAGCTGGCGCGCGATGCCCGCATCACCACCCTGTATGAAGGCACCACCGGCATCCAGGCGCTGGACCTGATCGGCCGCAAGACCGCCTCCAGCCAGGGGGCCGGCCTGAAGCTGATGCTGGCCGAGATCGAAGCCTTCGCCAGGGAACACGAGGGCAACGAGGCACTGGCCGAGTTCATCGGCCCGCTGCGCGCCAAGGCCGCCGAATGGGGCAAGCTGACCCTGGACGTGCTGCAGCGCGCAGCCGCCAACCCCGACGAACTGGGCGCGGCCAGCTACGACTACCTGTTCTATTCGGGTTACGTGGTGCTGGCCTACTGGTGGGCCCGCAGCGTGGCCGCCGCCGATGCCAGCGCGCACGGCGCCGCCTTCGCCCAGGGCAAGCGCGAGACCGCGCGGTTCTACTTCGCCCGCGTGCTGCCGCGCACGCTCAGCCACGCCGCCGCCATCCAGGCCGGCGCCGCCCCGCTGATGGCGATGGACGACGAGCGCTTCGGCGCCTGA
- a CDS encoding HNH endonuclease, translating into METDTTRLGLIEAGAPFSAPGAEASPNATTLHRPGSVRLLSLDAHGRVLDWITWQDAACLYAREAVAWTLGDPCLHIHGGTNRFSGLQSGMDLHPIIAARGHARSRAIDPTPNLTNPALFARDAHMCMYCGQQFNRPTLTRDHVMPLSKGGLDCWENVVTACFHCNSRKSDRTPQQAGMPLLAVPYRPSWIEHLILSNRNILADQMAFLKAQLPKRSKLST; encoded by the coding sequence ATGGAGACAGACACTACACGCTTGGGTCTGATCGAAGCCGGAGCTCCGTTTTCTGCTCCGGGCGCCGAAGCATCGCCCAACGCCACGACGCTGCATCGCCCCGGTTCGGTCCGGCTGCTCTCGCTGGATGCCCACGGACGCGTACTGGACTGGATCACCTGGCAGGATGCGGCGTGCCTCTACGCCCGCGAAGCCGTCGCCTGGACACTCGGCGATCCCTGCCTGCACATCCACGGCGGCACCAACCGCTTCAGCGGTCTGCAGAGCGGGATGGACCTGCACCCGATCATCGCCGCGCGCGGCCACGCCCGCTCCCGCGCGATCGACCCGACGCCGAACCTGACCAACCCGGCCCTGTTCGCCCGCGACGCCCACATGTGCATGTACTGCGGCCAGCAGTTCAACCGTCCCACGCTCACCCGCGACCACGTCATGCCGCTGTCCAAGGGTGGCCTGGACTGCTGGGAAAACGTGGTCACCGCCTGCTTCCACTGCAACTCGCGCAAGAGCGACCGCACCCCGCAGCAGGCCGGAATGCCCCTGCTGGCGGTGCCCTACCGGCCCAGCTGGATCGAGCATCTGATCCTGTCCAACCGCAACATCCTGGCCGACCAGATGGCCTTCCTGAAGGCGCAATTGCCGAAGCGTTCAAAACTGAGCACCTGA